In a single window of the Terriglobia bacterium genome:
- the ispF gene encoding 2-C-methyl-D-erythritol 2,4-cyclodiphosphate synthase — MSLRVGTGFDIHRLVENRKLIVGGIEIDSPRGLQGHSDADVLLHAVCDALLGAAGLGDLGLHFPSKEPQFKDISSREILRRVHALILSQGYRIVNIDTTIIAEAPQLSGYLEAMRLRIAETLSLSPGQVNVKAKTHEGVDAVGHGDAIAAHAVALIEKE; from the coding sequence ATGAGTTTGAGAGTGGGGACCGGATTCGACATCCACCGCCTAGTGGAAAACCGGAAACTCATTGTGGGGGGCATAGAAATCGATTCCCCTCGCGGCCTCCAGGGCCATTCAGACGCTGATGTTCTTCTCCATGCCGTGTGTGATGCCCTGCTCGGCGCTGCGGGACTGGGGGACTTGGGATTACATTTTCCGTCGAAGGAGCCTCAATTCAAAGATATCTCGAGCAGGGAAATCCTGCGACGGGTCCATGCCTTGATCTTGAGCCAGGGTTATCGCATCGTCAATATCGACACCACCATTATTGCTGAAGCTCCCCAGCTGTCAGGGTACCTCGAGGCCATGAGGTTGAGAATCGCGGAAACCCTCTCCCTCTCGCCCGGGCAGGTGAATGTGAAGGCGAAGACCCATGAAGGGGTCGACGCCGTCGGCCACGGGGATGCCATTGCCGCGCATGCCGTGGCATTGATTGAAAAAGAGTGA
- the ispD gene encoding 2-C-methyl-D-erythritol 4-phosphate cytidylyltransferase has protein sequence MSIAAIIPAAGMGTRMGGDRPKQFYELGGVPILIRTLRKFQSSPLIDRLVVALREDEITEFSKLLRAESFRKPLDLVVGGNHRQESVASALEGIDAAVDEWVVVHDAVRPLFDPPLIERVITEARKTGAAICAIPVLDTLKQIDRQRVTATLPRERIVLVQTPQAFRTDLLRQAFEKAAAENFFGTDESMLMEHLGIEVGVVMGCERNIKITRPSDLPLAEFYLALESPGRAPQP, from the coding sequence ATGTCAATTGCTGCGATTATCCCCGCCGCGGGCATGGGCACTCGGATGGGAGGCGACCGCCCGAAACAGTTTTACGAGTTGGGAGGGGTGCCCATCCTGATTCGAACGCTCCGGAAATTCCAGTCTTCTCCCCTCATTGATCGGCTCGTCGTGGCCCTGCGCGAAGATGAGATAACGGAATTTTCCAAACTGCTGAGGGCTGAATCCTTCCGGAAACCCCTGGATTTGGTGGTGGGAGGCAATCACCGGCAGGAATCCGTGGCCAGCGCGCTGGAAGGGATTGACGCGGCAGTTGACGAATGGGTAGTGGTCCACGATGCGGTCCGGCCCTTGTTTGATCCCCCTTTGATTGAGCGGGTTATTACCGAGGCCCGGAAAACCGGGGCTGCCATTTGCGCGATTCCCGTGTTGGATACTCTCAAACAAATCGATCGACAGCGGGTCACCGCCACCTTGCCCCGGGAACGAATCGTTCTGGTGCAAACTCCCCAGGCCTTTCGCACCGATCTGTTGCGCCAGGCCTTTGAGAAGGCGGCCGCCGAAAACTTTTTTGGAACTGACGAGTCCATGCTGATGGAGCATTTAGGGATTGAGGTGGGTGTGGTCATGGGGTGTGAACGGAACATCAAGATCACCCGTCCTTCCGACCTGCCGCTGGCGGAGTTTTACCTGGCGTTGGAATCACCCGGAAGGGCGCCCCAACCATGA
- the glmM gene encoding phosphoglucosamine mutase: MSMRRLFGTDGIRGLANRFPITPEVALKLGKATAEVFKTDKDQHLILIGKDTRRSGYMLENALTAGICSMGVHVLLVGPMPTPAIAHLTKSFAADAGIMISASHNPAADNGIKIFARDGSKLPDETEEKIERVFFQEEIPNQHIIAGALGRAQRIDDARGRYIEFAKASIGNLSLKGITMVLDCANGGAYCVSPFIFRELGARVIVIHDDPNGLNINLECGSEHPEAMRARTLAEHADVGIAVDGDADRLVMVDERGEFVDGDMLMAMLAPYLKAQGRLKRDTVVATEMSNGGLEIALRPSSISVVRTKVGDRYVYDEMIRGDYNFGGEQSGHIIFREYCATGDGTIVALQVINLMKQTGKPLSELAGVMTRLPQVLINVEVEEKVPFDQLTVLQETIDHANEELKGTGRVNVRYSGTQKVLRIMLEGTSERLIHTHAQAIADQAQKALAPAAMKKKGASTP; the protein is encoded by the coding sequence ATATCTATGCGAAGACTATTCGGCACGGATGGCATCCGAGGGTTGGCCAACCGGTTTCCGATTACGCCGGAAGTGGCGTTGAAACTCGGCAAAGCGACCGCCGAAGTATTCAAAACCGACAAGGACCAACATCTCATTCTGATTGGCAAGGACACGCGACGCAGCGGTTACATGCTGGAGAACGCCCTCACAGCGGGAATCTGTTCCATGGGCGTCCACGTGTTACTGGTGGGTCCCATGCCCACTCCCGCCATTGCCCACCTGACCAAGAGCTTTGCGGCCGACGCCGGAATCATGATTTCCGCCTCCCACAATCCCGCTGCGGACAATGGCATCAAGATCTTTGCGCGCGATGGTTCCAAGCTTCCGGACGAGACGGAGGAAAAGATTGAACGGGTATTTTTCCAGGAGGAAATTCCTAACCAGCACATCATTGCGGGGGCGCTCGGCCGTGCCCAGCGTATCGATGATGCGCGCGGGCGTTACATCGAATTTGCCAAGGCGAGCATAGGGAATCTATCCCTCAAAGGCATCACCATGGTCCTCGATTGTGCCAATGGGGGCGCCTATTGTGTTTCCCCGTTCATCTTCCGGGAGTTGGGCGCCCGGGTGATTGTGATCCATGATGATCCCAACGGGTTGAACATCAACCTGGAGTGCGGTTCGGAGCATCCGGAGGCCATGAGGGCGCGGACACTCGCCGAACACGCCGATGTGGGAATCGCCGTCGATGGAGATGCGGATCGCCTGGTCATGGTGGACGAGCGGGGTGAGTTCGTTGACGGGGACATGCTGATGGCGATGCTGGCCCCCTACTTGAAGGCGCAGGGACGGTTGAAGCGCGACACCGTGGTGGCGACTGAGATGTCGAATGGCGGCTTGGAGATCGCCTTGCGCCCGTCGTCCATCTCCGTGGTGCGGACCAAGGTCGGGGACCGGTACGTGTATGACGAGATGATCAGGGGCGATTACAACTTCGGCGGTGAGCAATCCGGTCACATTATCTTCCGCGAGTACTGCGCGACGGGGGATGGAACGATTGTGGCCTTGCAGGTGATCAACCTGATGAAGCAGACCGGGAAACCCCTTTCGGAGTTGGCGGGCGTCATGACCCGTCTCCCGCAGGTCCTCATCAACGTTGAAGTCGAAGAAAAGGTCCCATTTGACCAGTTAACGGTGCTTCAGGAGACCATTGACCACGCCAATGAAGAGTTGAAGGGCACGGGTCGGGTCAATGTCAGGTATTCCGGCACGCAAAAAGTTTTGAGGATCATGCTGGAGGGAACCTCGGAGCGGTTAATCCACACACACGCCCAAGCCATCGCCGACCAGGCCCAGAAGGCCCTGGCGCCGGCCGCCATGAAAAAGAAGGGTGCCTCGACCCCGTAG
- the topA gene encoding type I DNA topoisomerase, giving the protein MTKSLVVVESPAKAKTINKYLGKDFAVKASMGHIRDLPRRKLGVEIKDNFEPTYETIPGKEKVIRELKAAAEKAETIYIATDPDREGEAIGYHVAEALVGNHGRTKKTTSAKIILRVMFNEITKKAIQESFRHAGKIDQNLVNAQQARRVLDRLVGYMVSPLLWDKVRRGISAGRVQTVAVRLIVEREREIKAFVTQEYWTIDANLAAHLPPNFDARLIKFSGEKLEISNQQQADSVVAALKQSEFIVDAVATKEKKRYPVPSFITSKLQQEASRKLRFTVKKTMSLAQRLYEGIDLGDEGTVGLITYMRTDSTRVGSEALEDCRRHIASTYGEKYLPEKAIHYRSKKGAQDAHEAIRPTSVLRTPETVQPFLEPDLFKLYKLIWQRFVASQMMPALFDQTTIDIHAGKYLLRATGSVLRFDGFLAVYDESKDEDEKDEESEELEHKLPLVSKGEQLKLNAIKPEQHFTEPPPRFNEATLVKALEEKGIGRPSTYATIINTVQEREYVEKHQGRFYPTELGVITNDLLVEHFADIFDIQYTARMEEELDEIEEGKLTWTEAMREFYEKFEKDLSQAKKNMRDVKREEKPTDEVCEKCGKPMVIKWGRHGSFLACSGYPECKNTRELTKEIADTNGTVTSPAEGTMPDVSEEVCENCGKPMVLKRGRFGAFLACTGYPDCRTTKKIVNQKGARKVVTDVLLEEKCPECANQLVIKHGRYGEFTACSNYPKCKYVKHKTVGLVCPECGQGDIAERKSRFGKVFYGCTRYPECKFTLWDKPILEPCPQCGAKYVLEHHTKKGGTTRKCSNAACHWKVRIPPQEDAVETLAQQPSSM; this is encoded by the coding sequence ATGACAAAATCCTTAGTTGTTGTTGAATCGCCCGCCAAGGCGAAAACCATCAATAAGTACCTGGGGAAAGACTTCGCCGTCAAGGCCTCCATGGGGCATATCCGCGATCTGCCACGCCGGAAGTTGGGCGTGGAAATCAAGGATAACTTTGAACCCACGTACGAAACCATTCCGGGGAAAGAAAAGGTCATCCGGGAACTGAAGGCCGCCGCCGAGAAAGCGGAGACCATCTATATCGCGACTGACCCGGATCGCGAAGGGGAAGCCATCGGTTACCATGTCGCCGAGGCGCTGGTTGGAAACCACGGGCGGACAAAAAAGACCACCTCTGCAAAGATCATTCTCCGGGTCATGTTTAATGAGATCACGAAAAAGGCCATCCAGGAATCGTTCCGGCACGCGGGCAAGATTGATCAGAACCTGGTCAACGCTCAGCAGGCGCGCCGTGTCCTGGACCGTCTGGTGGGTTACATGGTTTCACCGCTGCTGTGGGACAAGGTCCGGCGGGGCATATCCGCCGGGCGGGTGCAGACCGTGGCGGTCCGGTTGATTGTGGAACGGGAGCGCGAAATCAAGGCCTTTGTGACCCAGGAGTACTGGACCATTGATGCCAACCTTGCGGCGCACCTGCCCCCGAATTTTGACGCGCGCCTCATTAAGTTTTCCGGGGAAAAGCTGGAAATCTCGAACCAGCAACAGGCCGATTCCGTGGTCGCGGCATTGAAGCAATCCGAATTCATCGTTGATGCGGTCGCCACCAAGGAAAAAAAGCGCTATCCCGTTCCTTCGTTCATTACCTCCAAACTGCAGCAGGAGGCGTCGCGCAAGCTCCGATTTACGGTGAAAAAGACGATGTCGCTTGCGCAGCGACTTTATGAAGGGATCGACCTGGGCGACGAAGGGACCGTCGGGTTGATCACGTATATGCGAACCGATTCAACCCGGGTGGGCAGCGAGGCGCTGGAAGATTGCCGCCGGCACATTGCGTCGACTTACGGGGAGAAGTATCTTCCGGAGAAGGCCATTCACTATCGGTCCAAGAAAGGCGCCCAGGACGCTCACGAAGCCATTCGCCCCACTTCCGTATTGCGGACCCCGGAAACGGTCCAGCCGTTCCTCGAACCGGACCTGTTCAAACTGTACAAGCTGATCTGGCAGCGTTTTGTCGCGTCACAAATGATGCCGGCGCTGTTTGATCAGACGACGATCGATATCCATGCCGGAAAATACCTCCTCCGGGCCACCGGATCGGTTTTGAGATTCGACGGCTTCCTCGCCGTTTATGACGAATCCAAGGACGAGGACGAAAAGGATGAGGAGTCCGAAGAGTTGGAACATAAGCTTCCCCTGGTGAGCAAGGGGGAGCAGCTAAAGCTTAATGCGATCAAACCGGAGCAACATTTCACGGAGCCTCCCCCCCGCTTCAACGAAGCCACCCTGGTCAAGGCGTTGGAGGAGAAGGGCATCGGGCGGCCTTCCACTTATGCGACGATCATCAATACCGTGCAGGAACGCGAGTATGTTGAGAAGCACCAGGGGAGGTTCTACCCCACGGAACTGGGCGTCATTACCAATGATCTGCTGGTCGAGCACTTTGCCGACATCTTTGACATTCAGTACACCGCTCGCATGGAGGAAGAACTGGATGAAATTGAGGAAGGCAAGCTGACTTGGACCGAGGCGATGCGGGAGTTTTACGAGAAATTCGAAAAGGACTTAAGCCAGGCCAAGAAGAACATGCGCGATGTCAAGCGCGAGGAGAAGCCGACGGACGAAGTGTGCGAGAAGTGTGGCAAGCCCATGGTGATCAAATGGGGACGGCACGGCAGCTTCCTGGCCTGCAGCGGGTATCCGGAGTGCAAGAATACGCGGGAGCTGACCAAGGAAATCGCCGATACAAACGGTACGGTGACCTCCCCCGCTGAAGGAACAATGCCGGATGTCTCCGAGGAAGTCTGTGAAAACTGCGGGAAACCGATGGTCCTGAAGCGAGGCCGGTTTGGGGCGTTTTTGGCCTGCACGGGCTATCCGGATTGCCGCACGACCAAGAAGATCGTCAATCAGAAGGGCGCCCGGAAAGTGGTGACGGACGTCCTGCTCGAAGAGAAATGTCCCGAGTGCGCCAACCAGCTCGTGATCAAGCATGGCCGGTACGGTGAATTTACGGCGTGCAGCAATTACCCCAAGTGCAAGTATGTGAAGCACAAGACGGTCGGCCTTGTCTGCCCCGAGTGCGGCCAGGGAGACATCGCCGAGCGAAAGTCGAGGTTCGGGAAGGTGTTTTATGGATGCACGCGTTACCCGGAGTGCAAATTCACACTTTGGGATAAGCCAATCCTTGAACCGTGCCCCCAATGTGGTGCAAAATACGTACTGGAGCACCACACCAAGAAGGGGGGCACTACCCGGAAGTGTTCCAATGCCGCCTGTCATTGGAAGGTGCGGATCCCACCCCAGGAAGACGCAGTCGAAACATTGGCCCAACAGCCGAGTTCGATGTAA
- the dprA gene encoding DNA-processing protein DprA has protein sequence MAELRSWVALSLLSGLGLRSVHALLTKFESPDRILSLTLSELMGAGVMKEVAARLSSQKLLEEADAEISKAHQLQVTLLPLDSASYPPLLKEIFDPPILLYLLGQAEVLATDSISVVGARRATTYGLQMAAQLARDLACRGLTITSGLARGIDSAAHRGALEGKGKSVAVLGSGIDVIYPKENRKLSGEILKDGAILSEFPIGSFPAPQNFPIRNRIISGLSLGTLIVEAAEYSGSLITARLACEQNREVFAVPGNITQKTAFGPNLWIKQGAKLVQTWQDVVEECPVRVKDRLLAVQPDERPGASLFDATLTGEEKRVYDVLRVDEPLHIDVMMSRTRLSHSELLGALLELELKDQIRQLPGKCFVRRA, from the coding sequence ATGGCTGAATTACGTTCTTGGGTGGCGCTTTCTTTACTGAGCGGACTGGGATTGCGCTCGGTCCACGCGCTTTTGACCAAGTTCGAAAGCCCGGATCGGATTCTTTCACTCACCCTTTCTGAACTGATGGGCGCCGGGGTGATGAAAGAGGTTGCCGCCCGACTCTCGAGCCAAAAGCTCCTGGAGGAGGCGGACGCCGAGATTTCCAAGGCGCATCAACTTCAGGTAACCCTGCTTCCCTTGGACAGTGCCAGCTATCCGCCCCTGCTCAAGGAGATTTTTGACCCTCCTATTCTGCTTTATCTATTGGGTCAAGCCGAGGTGCTCGCGACCGATTCTATTTCCGTGGTGGGAGCCCGGCGCGCAACGACCTACGGCTTACAAATGGCGGCTCAGTTGGCACGAGATCTGGCTTGCCGCGGGTTGACCATCACCAGCGGGCTGGCTCGCGGCATTGATTCAGCAGCGCACCGGGGAGCGCTCGAGGGGAAGGGAAAGAGTGTTGCCGTGCTGGGTTCCGGGATCGATGTGATTTATCCCAAGGAGAACAGGAAATTGTCAGGGGAAATTTTGAAAGATGGAGCGATCCTCAGTGAATTTCCGATCGGGTCCTTTCCCGCCCCTCAGAATTTCCCGATTCGGAACCGCATCATCAGCGGGCTTTCGCTGGGAACCCTGATCGTGGAAGCGGCCGAATACAGCGGCTCCTTGATTACCGCGCGGCTGGCGTGCGAACAGAATCGAGAGGTATTCGCGGTACCCGGCAACATCACGCAGAAGACCGCGTTTGGCCCCAACCTCTGGATCAAGCAAGGCGCCAAGCTGGTGCAAACATGGCAAGATGTGGTAGAAGAGTGTCCCGTTCGGGTGAAAGATCGCCTGCTCGCGGTGCAACCGGATGAGCGGCCGGGAGCATCCTTGTTTGATGCGACACTGACCGGGGAGGAGAAAAGGGTTTATGATGTGTTACGGGTGGATGAGCCCCTGCACATTGACGTCATGATGTCGCGCACCCGGCTTTCCCATTCGGAATTGCTGGGAGCACTGCTGGAACTCGAGCTCAAAGACCAGATCCGGCAGCTGCCGGGAAAGTGTTTTGTGCGGAGGGCATAA
- the dacB gene encoding D-alanyl-D-alanine carboxypeptidase/D-alanyl-D-alanine-endopeptidase, with translation MSIETFSRKYNSRKIVLFFLVLFLVGSPEMLARKKKTPPPTLAQQIEQILNSSSISNGFLGIEVYSVERKKIIYAKDAGHLFVPASNTKLFTTATALAQLPADLRFHTTLESSGKIDKFGRLNGDLIFVGRGDPNLSNRPLPYDPKAPRSAPPLSAIENLVNQLVARGITTIDGDIVGDDSYYVNEPYGDSWGWDDLIWGYGAPVSALTLNDNVFSLSISPGEAVRDRAFITTDPFYPSVKLQNDLITTAPGTERHVHVDRSPGSNLLHLWGTLPQDAKTDQELIAIAEPARLAAETLRDTLRSKGIRVYGDLRVHHREVWELSPAIAVRPLENPKRAVLAELVSHPLREDLKIIAKASQNLHAEMLLRLLGAQVRGEGSVRAGLQVEKEFLKEAGVDDKLFLFGDGSGMDPHNLVAPHAVVQLLSYLWEQPYRDVFIDLLPVGGVDGTLASRFKGTSLAEKVHAKTGTLTHVNALSGYATPPSGEHVIFSILTNNHLQDSKIATATMDKILETILTYREPSPKKSGKK, from the coding sequence ATGTCCATTGAAACATTCTCCCGCAAATACAATTCAAGAAAGATCGTCCTTTTCTTTTTGGTCCTCTTTCTTGTTGGCTCCCCGGAAATGCTGGCGCGAAAGAAAAAGACGCCGCCACCGACCCTGGCGCAGCAAATCGAGCAGATATTGAATTCTTCTTCGATCTCCAACGGTTTTTTAGGGATCGAAGTCTACTCCGTTGAACGCAAGAAGATCATCTACGCGAAGGACGCGGGGCATCTCTTTGTTCCTGCGTCAAACACCAAGCTCTTTACGACCGCCACGGCCCTCGCCCAACTTCCCGCCGACCTCCGTTTTCACACCACACTGGAATCGAGCGGCAAGATTGATAAGTTTGGGCGATTGAACGGGGATTTGATTTTTGTGGGGCGAGGGGATCCTAATCTTTCCAACCGGCCTTTGCCCTATGATCCAAAGGCCCCTCGTTCCGCCCCTCCTTTGTCGGCTATTGAGAATCTCGTGAATCAATTGGTCGCCCGGGGAATCACGACGATTGACGGGGACATCGTGGGCGATGATTCTTATTATGTGAACGAGCCGTACGGAGATAGCTGGGGGTGGGATGATCTGATCTGGGGTTATGGGGCGCCGGTCAGCGCCTTGACCCTCAACGACAACGTTTTTTCGTTGTCCATTTCACCAGGAGAGGCGGTTCGAGACCGGGCGTTCATCACCACGGATCCCTTTTATCCCTCCGTCAAGCTTCAGAATGATCTGATTACTACAGCCCCGGGGACAGAGCGCCACGTTCACGTCGACCGCTCTCCCGGCAGCAACCTTCTTCATCTCTGGGGAACCCTTCCGCAGGACGCCAAGACGGACCAGGAATTGATTGCCATCGCGGAACCCGCCCGACTTGCCGCGGAAACCCTTCGCGATACCCTGCGCAGCAAAGGCATCCGTGTGTATGGGGATTTACGCGTGCACCATCGCGAAGTCTGGGAGTTGAGTCCGGCCATTGCGGTACGCCCGCTGGAAAATCCAAAGAGGGCCGTTCTCGCTGAACTGGTGTCCCATCCCTTGCGCGAAGATTTGAAAATCATCGCCAAGGCCTCACAGAACCTTCATGCGGAGATGCTTCTGAGGCTGCTGGGAGCCCAGGTCAGGGGCGAAGGGTCGGTGCGGGCAGGGCTTCAAGTCGAAAAGGAGTTTCTGAAGGAAGCGGGCGTTGACGATAAGTTGTTTTTATTCGGCGATGGCTCCGGCATGGATCCCCACAACCTCGTCGCGCCGCATGCAGTCGTACAGCTATTGAGCTATCTCTGGGAACAGCCTTATCGCGATGTTTTCATCGATCTGCTCCCGGTGGGCGGCGTTGATGGGACGCTTGCCTCTCGATTCAAAGGAACCTCACTGGCTGAAAAGGTCCACGCCAAAACGGGAACCCTGACCCACGTGAATGCGCTTTCGGGATATGCAACTCCCCCCAGCGGAGAGCATGTTATCTTTTCAATATTGACCAACAATCACCTTCAAGACTCGAAAATCGCCACAGCCACCATGGACAAGATTCTCGAGACCATCCTCACTTACCGGGAGCCCAGTCCCAAAAAATCCGGCAAGAAATAG
- a CDS encoding histone deacetylase, which yields MTIIYSDRYDLNLGDHVFPTVKYRKTKERVLADGLCSAPEMVSPPPADDEQVALVHSREYIRKLRKGKLSTGEILRMEVPYSREGVDAVWLSTGGTIAAARCALTEGISVNLGGGFHHAFPDHGEGFCMLNDVAVAIRALQKESVIRTAMTVDCDVHHGNGTAEIFHADPTVFTLSIHQLHNYPAIKPPSNLDIDLQDGTGDEEYLEKLSQGLDKSLGEFKPDFIVYLAGADPYRYDQLGGLSLTLQGLFRRDELVFRMAREKSIPVAVTLAGGYAYRVEDTVTIHTNTVRAAKDVFTNQSS from the coding sequence ATGACCATCATCTACTCCGACCGGTACGACCTGAATCTGGGCGATCATGTGTTCCCGACCGTGAAATATCGAAAAACGAAGGAGCGCGTGCTTGCCGACGGGCTCTGCTCCGCTCCCGAGATGGTGAGTCCTCCGCCGGCTGACGATGAACAGGTGGCGCTGGTGCATAGCCGCGAATACATCCGGAAGCTGAGAAAGGGAAAGCTGAGCACGGGGGAGATTCTGCGGATGGAAGTACCTTACTCCCGGGAGGGCGTGGATGCGGTCTGGTTATCGACGGGCGGGACGATCGCCGCCGCTCGATGTGCGCTCACGGAAGGGATCAGCGTCAATCTGGGGGGCGGGTTCCATCATGCCTTTCCCGATCACGGAGAAGGCTTTTGCATGCTGAATGACGTGGCGGTGGCCATCCGCGCCCTCCAGAAGGAGTCCGTCATTCGTACCGCCATGACCGTCGATTGTGACGTCCACCATGGCAATGGCACCGCCGAGATTTTTCACGCCGACCCCACGGTCTTCACGCTCTCTATCCACCAGCTCCACAACTATCCCGCCATCAAACCACCCTCGAACCTGGACATCGATCTCCAAGATGGAACAGGGGATGAAGAATACCTGGAGAAACTCTCCCAGGGGCTGGACAAGTCTCTGGGTGAATTCAAGCCTGATTTCATCGTCTATCTCGCAGGGGCGGATCCATACCGATATGATCAACTGGGCGGACTCTCGCTCACACTTCAGGGCCTTTTCCGGCGCGATGAGTTGGTGTTTCGAATGGCGAGAGAGAAAAGCATTCCCGTAGCGGTGACCCTGGCCGGCGGTTACGCCTACCGGGTTGAAGACACCGTCACCATTCACACCAACACCGTCCGAGCCGCCAAGGATGTCTTTACAAATCAAAGCTCATAG
- a CDS encoding diacylglycerol kinase family lipid kinase, translated as MSDQPRIVAVLNPSSGHGEGRRLLPRIQASFAQRFGNRARVVVTTSAQHVRELARAAAQQGAEIFAVCGGDGTVHYAIQELVHTSTALGLVPIGNGNDLAVNLAIPPEPEDSIKVLSNGIIRCIDVGQAQTAFYSCIAGVGLDSEVNRRANDPKWWIRGRARYPLAILQTLISFRPRTVRIRCDQQTFEGPIMFAVVANASSYGRGIRIAPMAALDDGMLDVCIVKAMSKLELLRVYPQTYKGTHVDHPALVKLRGREIEIESDHRLELFGDGEYLEPTPTRIQLIPRSLRVVAPCQGDVRGQRPGTLE; from the coding sequence TTGTCCGATCAGCCGCGAATCGTTGCTGTCCTGAATCCCAGCTCAGGCCATGGGGAGGGGCGACGTTTGCTCCCGCGGATCCAGGCGTCCTTCGCTCAGCGCTTCGGAAACCGGGCGCGCGTCGTTGTCACGACAAGCGCCCAGCATGTCCGTGAGCTCGCCCGTGCTGCCGCACAGCAAGGCGCTGAGATCTTTGCGGTCTGCGGGGGGGATGGCACCGTTCATTACGCGATTCAGGAACTCGTGCATACCTCAACCGCGCTGGGGCTTGTCCCCATCGGAAATGGCAACGATCTGGCCGTTAACCTGGCAATCCCCCCTGAACCCGAAGATTCCATCAAGGTCCTTTCAAATGGCATCATACGGTGCATTGATGTCGGCCAGGCCCAAACCGCTTTTTATTCCTGCATCGCCGGGGTCGGACTGGACTCGGAGGTGAATCGCCGCGCCAACGATCCGAAATGGTGGATCCGGGGGCGCGCCCGTTATCCCCTGGCCATCCTTCAAACGCTGATCTCTTTCCGCCCCCGAACGGTCCGGATACGCTGCGACCAGCAGACTTTCGAGGGGCCGATCATGTTTGCCGTGGTGGCGAACGCTTCCAGCTATGGGCGGGGGATCCGGATCGCGCCCATGGCCGCCCTGGATGACGGGATGTTGGATGTGTGCATCGTCAAGGCCATGTCGAAGCTGGAATTGCTTCGGGTCTACCCTCAAACCTACAAAGGAACCCATGTCGACCATCCCGCCCTGGTCAAGCTCCGGGGCCGGGAGATTGAAATTGAATCTGACCATCGCCTGGAGCTTTTTGGGGATGGGGAGTACCTCGAACCGACGCCAACCCGGATCCAATTGATTCCGCGCTCGCTGCGGGTCGTGGCGCCCTGTCAGGGGGACGTTCGAGGTCAACGGCCAGGTACACTCGAGTGA